Proteins encoded together in one Dethiosulfovibrio salsuginis window:
- a CDS encoding methyltransferase family protein — protein sequence MIWKGMVKLRFDELQRKAFRLRGGVWTALFLAILFVSSPSPGRILIGLFPVLLGQALRFWAVGCIVLYRGEKVKADRLVTWGPYSLARNPLYVANGLIGLGWGLMSGFWGLLLFAVIFVGLYGILIVPWEEGFLRKKFGKSYLSYCRSVGPFYPLKWPPKVRSGPFDSSVIWRSEVHSVIVTLLGTVLIWSRLWW from the coding sequence ATGATCTGGAAGGGGATGGTTAAGTTGAGGTTCGATGAACTACAGCGCAAGGCTTTTCGCCTTAGAGGTGGAGTGTGGACAGCGCTTTTCCTGGCGATACTTTTCGTTAGCTCCCCCTCCCCTGGGAGAATTCTTATAGGCCTCTTTCCCGTTCTTTTGGGCCAGGCCCTTAGATTTTGGGCGGTAGGCTGTATCGTCCTTTATCGAGGGGAAAAGGTGAAGGCCGACAGGCTGGTAACCTGGGGTCCTTACTCTCTCGCTAGGAACCCCCTTTATGTCGCAAACGGACTTATCGGTCTCGGTTGGGGATTAATGTCCGGTTTTTGGGGGCTACTTCTCTTTGCCGTCATCTTTGTAGGGCTCTACGGGATCTTGATCGTTCCATGGGAAGAGGGTTTTTTGCGTAAAAAATTCGGCAAAAGTTATCTGTCCTATTGCCGATCGGTAGGCCCTTTCTATCCTCTGAAATGGCCTCCTAAAGTACGCTCTGGACCTTTTGATTCATCGGTCATATGGAGGAGCGAGGTCCATAGCGTCATAGTCACCCTATTAGGGACCGTTCTGATCTGGTCCCGTCTTTGGTGGTAG
- a CDS encoding NAD(P)-dependent malic enzyme — MTVDRTEALEMHRKAQGKIKLSPSVAIRTKRDISLAYLQGGAIAAGEIFKERDLAYEYTGKDNRLAIVSNGTSVLGLGNYGPEAALPMIEGKCLLYKKFGDIDAIPLCINPSEPERIMDFCRMLSPTFGAINVEDIKSPMDFNIVKTLRKELDIPIFGDDMHCSSVVILGSLINALKVVEKELSTVKIVIVGAGTSAIATAELMLYGGATNIVMLNRKGIVSSDMEELSGVQRHILDQLNPEGLRGGLKEAVKGADVLIGLTGQIGAFGVDEVRSMKSRAIVFPLGRPEPEMDPLEAKEAGAEVVGCGIVEGINTMPNLKVFPGITRGLLDVRATGLNFNVLMKAAKEYADNVDPRRLSADHITPHMFSDELTPRIAEAVAQSCISEGLARLTPAPHEVLERTWNRLFGGYSARY, encoded by the coding sequence TTGACAGTAGATCGCACAGAAGCACTGGAGATGCACCGAAAAGCTCAAGGGAAGATAAAGCTATCGCCAAGCGTAGCGATAAGGACGAAAAGGGATATCTCTCTGGCCTACCTTCAAGGTGGAGCCATAGCAGCGGGGGAGATCTTTAAAGAGAGGGATCTGGCCTACGAATACACCGGCAAAGACAACCGACTTGCCATAGTCTCCAACGGGACCTCCGTTCTAGGGCTCGGAAACTACGGCCCCGAGGCCGCTCTCCCTATGATAGAGGGCAAGTGTCTCCTGTACAAAAAATTCGGCGATATAGACGCTATTCCTCTCTGTATAAACCCGTCGGAGCCGGAGAGAATCATGGATTTCTGCCGGATGCTGTCGCCCACTTTCGGAGCCATAAACGTGGAGGACATAAAAAGCCCTATGGACTTCAACATAGTCAAGACCCTCCGAAAGGAGCTGGATATCCCTATATTTGGGGACGATATGCACTGTTCGTCGGTGGTCATCCTAGGCTCTCTGATAAACGCCCTCAAGGTCGTCGAGAAGGAGCTATCCACCGTTAAGATAGTTATCGTCGGGGCAGGGACATCGGCTATCGCCACGGCGGAGCTGATGCTCTACGGTGGAGCGACCAACATAGTCATGCTCAACAGAAAAGGCATAGTCAGCTCCGACATGGAGGAACTGAGCGGAGTTCAAAGACATATACTGGATCAGCTTAACCCAGAAGGGCTAAGAGGAGGGTTGAAGGAAGCGGTCAAAGGGGCGGATGTCCTCATAGGACTTACCGGCCAGATAGGGGCCTTCGGAGTCGACGAGGTCAGATCGATGAAATCGCGAGCTATAGTGTTTCCCCTCGGCCGTCCAGAGCCGGAGATGGATCCCCTGGAGGCCAAAGAGGCAGGTGCTGAGGTGGTTGGATGCGGAATAGTCGAAGGGATAAACACCATGCCTAACCTAAAGGTTTTTCCGGGGATAACCAGAGGCCTTCTCGACGTCCGAGCCACAGGGCTTAACTTCAACGTGTTGATGAAAGCGGCTAAGGAATACGCCGACAACGTCGATCCACGAAGGCTATCGGCGGACCATATAACCCCTCACATGTTCTCCGACGAACTAACCCCGAGAATAGCCGAGGCGGTGGCCCAGTCCTGTATATCCGAGGGACTTGCCAGGCTTACACCGGCACCTCACGAGGTACTGGAGAGAACCTGGAACAGGCTCTTTGGAGGATATTCGGCCAGATACTAA
- a CDS encoding isochorismatase family protein produces the protein MKPYTLDPSKTLFLAIDLQEKLLPAIQGWEEVLSSSKKLITAAHTLEIPLKVTEQYPKGLGPTEGQILSMLSEEVFEKTGFGCFDQEGFEEFFSIPRRDQVVLFGIETHICVHTTAMQLLTKGYDVTVVSDGCGSRKEENHRIGMANMGSCGAHVLPLESVIYQLLRRSGTAEFKALLPLFKE, from the coding sequence TTGAAACCCTACACTCTAGACCCTAGCAAGACGCTGTTCCTGGCCATAGACCTACAGGAAAAACTTCTTCCCGCCATTCAAGGCTGGGAGGAGGTCTTAAGTAGCTCAAAGAAGCTGATAACCGCCGCACATACTCTGGAGATACCTCTAAAGGTGACCGAGCAGTATCCCAAAGGCCTAGGACCTACAGAGGGACAGATCCTCTCCATGCTCTCGGAGGAGGTTTTTGAAAAGACCGGTTTTGGGTGCTTCGACCAGGAGGGTTTTGAGGAGTTTTTCTCCATTCCCAGAAGGGATCAGGTGGTCCTTTTCGGGATAGAAACCCACATATGCGTCCACACTACCGCCATGCAGCTTTTGACAAAGGGATACGACGTCACGGTGGTCTCCGATGGATGCGGGAGCAGAAAAGAGGAAAACCACCGCATAGGCATGGCCAACATGGGATCTTGCGGTGCCCACGTCCTTCCCCTGGAGTCGGTGATATACCAACTCCTGAGGAGGTCGGGGACCGCCGAATTCAAGGCTCTTCTGCCCCTCTTCAAGGAGTGA
- a CDS encoding MBL fold metallo-hydrolase, whose amino-acid sequence MNALTDLPEKGLVFLGTAGTRFNVINQRRASGGMIASIKGVHIAIDPGPGALVAMCSLRPMVDPNVIQAILLTHRHIDHSGDANILAEAMTGGGRRPGGVLALPSDAIDYEPVVYGYLQRRIETIHRWETGQPISIGGTQITPLRLRHHGVECYGLRFHDPDDDDQDWGIISDTAFIPEIIPFFTGCKTMVVNTTLLEKVDHIEHLSVPDVAKLIEELSPERLFMTHLGSRILEGSPEDLAQELSKGDTEVKAATDGMVVNLRGVK is encoded by the coding sequence GTGAACGCCCTGACCGATCTACCGGAAAAAGGTCTTGTATTTTTAGGAACCGCTGGAACCAGGTTTAACGTCATAAACCAAAGAAGGGCTTCCGGCGGGATGATAGCTTCTATAAAGGGAGTTCACATCGCTATCGATCCCGGTCCTGGCGCTCTGGTGGCCATGTGCTCTTTAAGGCCTATGGTCGACCCTAACGTAATCCAGGCCATTTTGCTGACCCACCGTCACATAGATCACAGCGGCGACGCAAATATCTTAGCCGAGGCCATGACCGGAGGAGGGAGGAGGCCTGGTGGGGTCCTGGCCCTTCCCTCCGACGCCATAGACTATGAACCGGTGGTCTACGGCTACCTCCAGAGGAGAATAGAGACCATCCATCGATGGGAAACCGGCCAGCCTATATCCATAGGAGGCACCCAGATTACCCCTTTAAGGCTGAGGCACCACGGAGTAGAGTGCTACGGACTTAGGTTTCACGACCCCGATGACGACGATCAGGACTGGGGAATAATAAGCGACACCGCCTTTATCCCGGAAATAATACCTTTCTTCACAGGGTGTAAAACCATGGTGGTCAACACCACCCTCCTCGAAAAGGTCGACCACATAGAGCATCTCTCAGTTCCCGACGTCGCTAAGCTAATCGAGGAGCTGTCGCCGGAGAGGCTTTTTATGACCCACCTCGGAAGCAGGATATTGGAGGGATCGCCGGAAGACCTGGCGCAGGAGCTATCAAAAGGGGATACGGAGGTAAAAGCCGCCACCGATGGAATGGTGGTCAACCTGAGAGGAGTGAAATAG
- the smpB gene encoding SsrA-binding protein SmpB, translating to MSLERVAQNRKARHDYFILDTYECGIVLSGTEIKSVRSGKVNLKDGYAKLEKGELWLMNVHISPYENASWGQHEPTQRRKLLMHRREILKIAIKVKERGFTLVPLSIYIKDGRWAKVELGLAKGKALYDKRDALAEKDAKRTIDREMKNRLRD from the coding sequence ATGTCGCTCGAGAGGGTTGCCCAGAACCGCAAGGCAAGACACGACTATTTTATACTGGACACCTACGAGTGCGGAATAGTCCTATCTGGAACGGAGATCAAGTCGGTCAGATCTGGCAAGGTTAACCTTAAAGACGGTTACGCCAAGCTAGAAAAAGGGGAGCTCTGGCTCATGAACGTCCATATATCCCCTTACGAGAACGCTAGCTGGGGGCAACACGAGCCGACTCAGAGGCGAAAGCTCCTGATGCATCGACGGGAGATCCTCAAAATAGCCATAAAGGTAAAAGAGCGAGGTTTTACCTTGGTGCCTCTGTCCATATACATCAAAGATGGGCGGTGGGCAAAGGTCGAGCTTGGTCTCGCCAAAGGTAAGGCCCTTTACGACAAAAGGGACGCCCTGGCGGAGAAGGATGCCAAGCGGACGATAGATAGAGAGATGAAAAACAGACTCAGAGATTGA
- a CDS encoding tyrosine-type recombinase/integrase — translation MNDSSVKKLSAKEKRYMVQDSDGLYLEILPSGTKSWKVRFTVNGTTIRKTLGRYPDISLKEARLRRDEIRIALVHGKAVDPSKGTFNALAEEWFERQVVPVRTDGHARTIRSRLDRLILPSLGDKDPGDITAPELLALLRRIEDQGHIETAHRVSQIVGQVLRYGIATGQAPHDITADLRGALIPRQPEHFPTLTDPDKIGELMRAIHSFSGSIIVRCAMLFQIYTAVRPGEMRKGEWKEIEGDLWKIPAERMKKRRNHLVPLSKQSMAVLDELRPFTGDSQFIFPSIRSKTRPISDATVNAALRRMGYAQSELTGHGFRAMFSTIANEHQWPSDVIELQLAHVDKNSVRAAYNHAELLDKRRELLQWWGDWLDEQEKEKR, via the coding sequence ATGAATGATTCTTCGGTTAAGAAGTTAAGCGCTAAAGAGAAGCGATATATGGTCCAGGACTCGGACGGGCTTTATCTGGAGATCCTTCCTTCCGGCACTAAGTCATGGAAGGTAAGGTTTACCGTCAACGGGACGACCATCAGGAAAACCCTGGGGCGCTATCCAGACATCTCCCTTAAAGAGGCCAGGCTCAGAAGGGATGAAATCAGGATTGCCCTTGTACATGGCAAAGCGGTGGACCCATCCAAGGGAACCTTCAACGCTCTGGCCGAAGAATGGTTTGAGCGTCAGGTCGTCCCGGTGCGCACCGATGGCCACGCCAGGACGATAAGGTCCAGGCTGGACAGGCTGATCCTCCCTTCCCTGGGAGACAAAGACCCAGGGGATATTACCGCACCGGAGCTTTTAGCCCTCCTGAGGCGCATAGAGGACCAGGGGCACATCGAAACGGCCCATAGGGTCTCCCAGATAGTCGGGCAGGTGTTGCGCTACGGCATTGCCACAGGGCAGGCCCCACACGACATAACGGCAGACCTTCGGGGGGCTCTGATCCCCCGCCAGCCCGAACATTTCCCAACCCTAACCGACCCCGATAAAATCGGCGAGCTGATGAGGGCAATACACTCCTTCTCTGGATCGATAATAGTCCGTTGCGCTATGCTGTTTCAGATCTATACAGCTGTTCGTCCTGGAGAGATGAGAAAAGGGGAGTGGAAGGAGATCGAGGGAGATCTTTGGAAAATACCGGCTGAGAGGATGAAGAAACGCCGCAACCACCTTGTGCCCCTGTCGAAGCAAAGCATGGCCGTCCTGGACGAGCTGAGGCCCTTTACAGGGGATAGCCAGTTTATATTCCCCTCCATAAGGTCAAAAACAAGGCCCATCAGCGATGCCACCGTCAACGCTGCTCTGAGGCGTATGGGGTATGCCCAGAGCGAATTGACAGGACACGGCTTCAGGGCCATGTTTTCAACGATAGCGAACGAGCACCAGTGGCCGTCGGACGTCATCGAGCTACAGCTTGCCCACGTGGACAAGAACTCCGTCCGTGCGGCGTATAACCACGCAGAGCTATTGGACAAGCGGAGAGAGCTCTTGCAGTGGTGGGGGGACTGGCTGGATGAGCAAGAAAAGGAGAAAAGATAG